From the genome of Mya arenaria isolate MELC-2E11 chromosome 5, ASM2691426v1:
AAATACACGTTTATGCATAGGTATTCAATGATCAATCAAGTTTGTtacttttggttgccatggaaaccatACATtcctaaaatcataaatattttatctaaaatcataaatattttatcaatgttacacaaagaaatatattctttgaatgaaaatgaaaacataaaacttcAACTTATACATGCCAATCTGTTTATAGCAAGACACAAACTATACCTTTTGCTGAAACACACACAGAAAGTGTTCTCAATAAAGTTACCtatttcaacttttgttttttggccTTTGAATAGCCTTCTTTTGCAACTAATGGCAAAGGGCATGTTGTGTTTTTAGCATGATCCGATCTGCAAAAGTCTCTTATTACATCATGCAAGTACCATTGCCTTTCAGCATTTATTCCCTCACCAAAGATCTGCTCTGGCATAACACAAATATCCACTTGGCAGGTTTTCAGTATGTTAATTTTCTCCTCAGGGGCATCAACAAACTTCCTTACTCTTACAACCCCAGGCTCGTTAGAAGACACCtcaaatgaatggtatttcGAAATGTTCTTCAATGGTTTGAACATGCCTTTGAAGAAGGTGCTCCAGTCATAGAACAACACTGGTTTGCTGTTGCCATCAACAATATGGGGGATGTTGTGGCCATTACGGGATGACATTGCTACTGTGGAAGCCACCTCCTGTTTTGAAGAAAAGCATTACATGATGAATGAATATCAGGCATAATTGATCCAATATGACATATTATAgtgtcaccttagtgcaagaactcaatatctgctactatttctatatgcagttattgtgTTATTGCTCTATGGTGATCATACTGAGCAGTACTCTTGCACAATGAAATGCCTACATGAAGTATATAGCATCAGTGAATTTATCAATTACctattatatctaaatatacatgataatacatgaacttatttcatataacccaagtcatatattattattttcaatcttaactataaaaaatcCCATTTTTTTCATGCCACTTCTTATTAgtttataactgtattaaaaagaaggaaatcaataaatcttgaaacatgtgtaagtAATTTAtgtctattattattttaaaatattggtgTGGTAAACATCTAACTCCCTGAATACCTCAACTGTCTCTGCATCCATGTGTCTCCATCTGTTTTTCCACACTCCAAAATGCCAATCACATGAGAATTTGGTGTGGCCGGCTAGCATCAATGAATATTGGATTGTCTTATGCCCTCCTGTAATAGAAGTGTTAATTGTTATAAGgtctctttatttcaaattaaacactgaattttatctgttgtttattttttaagtacaaCAAATTGAAAGCTTCTAAAGCTATACATCTGTTTCACTCATCTATAGTGTTACTGGAAACCTTTTGAGATAGTTAAAAAGcaataacataatttagtttacatcatgaaacatattttattttttccactGAAACACAACAACTCTCACCCGTCAATGTTCTCCACACAGCATAACCAAGAACtgcattatttttgttctgTCCTTGGCAATTGTCAAAATGGAACTGGGCATGTTCCTCACCCAGGCCGTAGTTTTCAAGGTAATGGTGGAGGTAGCTGACAACTGTGTTTGCTCCTTTGCCTGGGGCAACACCCTCATCACCAAGGTAAAACACCTGtttctctgaaaaatatttatccgTCTTATCACTGTTTTtaatcatcaccaccatcagcaaCAGAAGCAAAATTTAACAGCACCAGCATtcaacattaatacaaaaaacatttctcatAACTAACATATATATACCAAATAAATTTTCATAAACACATCCAATTCCAGATCTTGATATGTACATGATGGCTTTTGACCAATGGAAATGTTACATTCTTAATCAGTTTGTTTGaatgaagtaaaacatttattgctaaGAAGTGCTCCTTCAATTctcaattattaacatttgacatCAGGACATCTCATAATGACAAAgaacattttgcaattttaaactgtaaaaaagGGAATTACCAGATCCTTCACAGCAAACTCCAAATACCTCACATCTCCTGGCAGTTTTGAAATACAGGGGTCCAACCTGTAATAGATAAAAGCTTGACAACATAAATTTGACAACAGTATTTACATTCAATAAACACAATATGAAACCATTTCAGTTGAAACATACATTTACTGCAGTAAACCTAAGGCACTCAAAAGTATGATACATCATACAAATTACTGCAcaataaatccaataaaaaagaTTATCTCTTGCAATAAATTGGTAAgttcagtgaaaaaaaaaatttcctTGTACAGTacttgatagaaaaaaaacaactaaccTGTTGGCTATGGTGTGGAATATGAACCTGCTGTGCAAAGTCCCAGCTGTAGTGGACGGTTGCATCTAAGGAACATGATACTgcacctaaaatatatatttttcacaatttatatTGATGGCCTAGAAGgaaatatataagtaatataaAATGATCTGATGGGTAtcttttcattctgtttcaaaattttatccatgttttaaatatttatacgcTCAAAGTTTACATGtccagtatatatatacaagcatAACaggcataaaaaaaacttcggtaaaatgtaaaagtattATTGATGCAGatggacattttaaaaaatgataactcAATGGCCAGcatgtcaattaaaataaaataaagaatttaacatattctattttaattttaagactAGAAAATCTTGAGGCATGCCATTAGACAGCTAATACTATAGCGCATAGAAATTTATTAACCAAAGCACACCTTCAACTGTAATGTTTTCACTACATGTAACTTAAGAGTCATCACACTGCATTCTATATTGCTCCCTCTGATGTCTAGCACTTTCAACATGACTTTCATATTCATCAAGAAGTGTCATTTTATCATCTTCAGAAAGGGCACCACTTTGtgaaattttacaagaaaatgtttggCATCTAAAACACAAGTCTGTTTTTGGTTTCGCTAAGACAATATGTGGGCACAACTCCCGCCATACTCTGGTCAAAGTACTAAGACTAATACTTCTTGCACCGtctattttttcatattcaacaTGAATGTCTGCTTGTGACTTATCAGATGGCAACAACATCACTTTACTATTGCGGTGGTTTGGAAGTCTTCCGGGAAGGGGCATCGCATTGTCAGATGCATAGCAGATGAGGAACTTTCTTATATTTTCTCTCTCCTCAAATGTGATAGCATTATGAGGTAGTCTTTTGGTATTACCATGAGTCCTAGCAATCAATCCATCACTGTCAAGAGACCGACCAATTCCTTTTAGTTTCTCCTTTCCGATGTTGTATGCAAAACAGAATACTTCACGGCAAACTTCAACTCCCTTTACATAAAACTTCTGACTGGGCCTAACTCTCGCCTGCCGTTTATGTTTACTACTGTCAGTTTGTTGGCCATTTTTTCTGTGGCACAACATGGCTGATTTAATAACAAGATCAAGTTCATCTGTTTGCAAACCAGCTGAATACATACGTAAGTCAGAAATATCATTACCATCCACAACTTGACTGCATGGTTTGCCATATAGTTTTTTACACTTGCAGGTCTGAGTAAAGAAATCATCTGTTTTCTTTCTCTGTCTTAAATCCTCTTCAGTGGGTTCTAAATCATGGTCAAAACTTTCACAATGAACAGTCTCTGTATTACATTCATCATCATCTGATTTATCATTTACAGAATTACTTTCATGGCTAGAATCATTTTCTGAATCAGACTGACTAAATTCTATCTCACTTGCACCACCCTCTGGACACAAAActtcatgaaaataaagtctATCAACTTCTAATAACTCTTCGCGAAATAAATGGTCTTGGCTTAATTCATAGGGGATGGTACTTGCTTGACTAAACTGGgacattttcataaaagtttcaagtgtttttcaaattttccgCCATAATATCTGTAAACTGTCTGTTGTTACGAAAAAAATACTTCCGGGTCAAACTGTCAaaaggttatttaaaataaacatcaaatgccaatttaaataaaggatgacaacattgataattgcaTACATTACCTTCCAAATAATCTTTTCGTGTAATTAATCCGAAAAACATGCTAATGCCGAGTGAATAAACCGGCAAAACCGTCATATCTTTGGTACGGATTTCgacatgtttttatcaaaagcGACACCTTCAGATCAAGGGCGATTAGTCATGATTTAAGGTCAGGCAGCATGAATATTATCGACAATATTCAACTGGAAGCAGAGTGATGTTCCTTTATAGAGTGTATACACTTcgattttgtaaatactttgaaaaaataatgtcaaaatagttGATTGAAAAAACGATAATTGCTCAGAAAACGTGTTGTTTTTTACTCTCGCTTTATCTCGGTAACGTGATTACCTCAACAGGACACATTTTCGCTGACGAcgtcacatatatatatatatatatatatatatatatatatatatatatatatatatatatatatatatatatatatggataaGCTAATAGACTTAGTGTTTTATCGTACGATATGTTTCTGTCAAATAGCGTCTGGTCTTTAAAGAATAGACATACGAGAAATGCCTACCTTTCAGTAGAAGCCAGAAATTAACAAATGCTTAAAGTATATGAGACACACGTACCGGAATGAGACATTGTTGAAATCTACATGTCTGTTATGATTCCTGACGAACGAAATAGAAAAAGTGCGTCTTCTGGCCTGTTCATTATGACATCATTAGCACATAAACGTGCCTTCTTGGACCGTTTAAAATGTTGCAAACGGTTCCTTGACCACgtatcataaatatttatatagttttaatgtttgaaaaacacacGATTAAAATGATTGTAATATAAATCATTGAGGCTTTCTTATAACTTTAAGATCAATTGCATAGCCGTTTTCAGTATTACCAATCAATTTAAATCGCCTTACACAGGATTGTATATAAATTCGCACAAAACGTTGTCGTTTACATGATGCATCGGAAAAGTAAATCCCAGTTTCTATTCTGTTAACTTTCCATACACGCCAATTATCTAGAAAAAGATATGACACCTTTGAAATTCTTCTTCTTATATTTCGATATAAAGTCAACACTCTACGCCAAATGTACATACTTCTGTGTTCTGTAGTAAATCGTTATAGGACAGACAGGTaagtcaaaacaattttcatatatTCGAATTACTTTTTGCGATAATAATTTTTGAAACTATGTATCAATACATTTTACGATAATGCAAAGTTCAAGGCCTAGCAATCACTTAACGAGAAgcagaaaatgtcaaaatacaacaaagaTAGATCacattttcatcaacatttcATATCAATGAACGTTGAGGTTATTGCAATAAAACGGTCAGTGAGTTTATTGGGAGTTCCATTGTACTACTCAACTAATTTGGTGCTAGATTGGAACAGGAGATacattacatgaacattttatatcgTTATCAATATAGTTTGGGTTAACCGCCATGAAACGATCAGTGAAAGAGAGAGTTTACTGGgcgttacattttttttatttaactagTTTTTTGACTGGCACAgatatatatcttactttattttttgtcatatatGGAAATTCTTCTTTACACATTTGCAGACACCATGGAATTGAAATGCCAAGAATATAGGCTTGAGCGATATAGCATAATTGATCACCTTCCAAATCACCAAAAGTAGCCCGTATGTAGCACCAAGTTGTGACAGTACCTACATATATCATTAATGGACACTGTCGAAGTAGCAAGGATAACTTGTTAACGGCGACATATCTATGGGAACTGTCCATTTGTTAAAGTCTTTTTTTGATTTGAGTAACCCTTTCAAAAAAATcgattaaagtattaaatatttgtacCCCCGAAAGAGATATAttatcatttcttaaatatgagttgttaatatttgtatgcATTTCCTTTAATGAGACATTGTTTCCACACGTGCACCaataacacatttatgttatttcaataataaaactcAGTACTGAAAATGAATCTTGCGCACGAATCCAATTTCCGAAAGCGATGTTTGATCGATGAAGTCCATTAAGATAACAACActccaaaaatatgtttttctccGAAACTCGTCTAAGTTATTAAATATGCAGACCAACAAGGCATCTCTCGGTTATAATCTTTGATATATCGAATGTTTTATTACAGACACAGAACGCTCGAAATTGTCTTTTCGAATGTTGCatgatttgtatttgtatagaAACGCTGATTTGTCTTACATGTTCACGATTTATTATCAACATTTAGATAGGatagaaacataaacaaacaaggGAAAACCGGTAAATATCAGAAGGCAAGAAGACTTATGAACATAGAGATAACCGAATATAGATATATGAAGGAAGTGATAATTGTAAGTAAATGTTTGTTGAGTAGAATATGTCAATaatttgacctgatgaccttTTGGCTCGTATGAACTCATGTACACGATGTCTGTGATACAAAAACAGATTGAACAAACGTGACTTGGATTTGGCGTATTAATGCTAAACTCAGTTTTTGATCTTTGATCGGTATGGTAACACGTGTGTAAAcgttattataatatttatataagcgTGTTACCTTGTGTGTCTGCTGCCTAACAATATCGCAGTAAGTGTGTGGGACCAAGTCTGCTTTCGGCTTATAAgtaattcattttgattaatgCCTCCATTTTGAGCGTGTGTATTAGCATACACAGAACACCGAGTGTCGTTTGGTTCATGTCATGTTCACATGTTCTAtagatgtttgttttgaatgacACTGATGATTAAAGAAAAGCATTAGATACTACAAAGAATTAAGGTCAAagatataaaagtaaaaataaacgTGAATATTAACCTGGTTAAACCTGAGAGTAACTGGAATGCAGCTACCTTATGTCAAGTTATGCAAAGGAAAATTGTTGAAGTATCCTATAAGAAAGAAAACACGAACACAGAAAAACACAGGAAACACAAGAAAGGGACAATCCTGCTTAAAAATACAACTTACAGATTCTTAAAGCATTTCTGTTATTCTTTCAATTACACACGTTACAGGTTGATGTAATCATTGTTGTGGTTTCATCATATTCTGATTTCTAATTCAACTCGTCGGCTTGCGCTTGACATAAATGCTCTAAATTGCATAACGTTAAATCCTAATTCTACCTGTGGGAAGGTTATCTGAACTGTTTAATATACTAAATTaaccaatatatattgtgtgttgAATTCATGAATATAATATGCAGTGATATCAAAAACAGCTAAGGGAGAGCGTGTTGATACTTTGCACAATTCGCTTTTGCATCAGTCAGTggttggttttgtttttaacttcatAAACATTCCATGCATATCTTGGAAGAACTATACATAAAGCACATGGACATACATCATTGCGAGTCGTGTAATACATGAGGTTCAGACCCCAATATCTCAAACATTCTTAAGCCTTACTtacttaagtatcttatttcatgttgcaaaaatacttacttaaatatgattttataaaacaaaaactttaagTAGTTTTCCTTATTGAGCTCAAATACTATCTCCTTGATAAGtctcaaaactctttaaaaagaGTATAATACACAATTGTAACCAAATCAAGAACAGTGTGctgagcttgatcctgttataagggaatTTTAAGGTGTCTCTAGAAATTAGGGCCAGGACCGCCGTTACTAGGTCTAGATGCTGTTTGTGAGTTGTCTACCGGTACAACTGTTGAGGTGACACTCAGGTGAATATATTACCGTGATCCTCGGAGTTAAAATGTACCTTATCGTAATCACAGTGTCTCCCACAAGCATTGGAACTGTGCCAATCTTCAGCATTATAACTCGTTATGCAAATAACGATTTTATTGTGTTAATTAAGCAAAAAACTggaataatgaaaataacatgtGAAAGGATATTCTTTATTAAGAaagacaaaattaatataatttccTGGCTCTTTAACAGCGAAATATTCAGATTTAATTGAATACCCTTCGGTTCTGGTTATTTTCAGAAGTGCTTTAATCtcgaatttgtttaaattgagcTTAATATCCAACGGAAACTGATTTCCCCTTATGTCTGCTTTCATTTAATGTATTGCAAATTCGTTCATGAAACATGCAAAAAGTGCACGGAATGcagttaatttcattttaaaattaaatggttCAGAAGGGTGGGATAAGGTtttaagaatcattgtttttgaaatcgAAATGCAATTCGCGAACGCATAGAATGTGTCCCAATGAAGCCATTTGAGAAAACTAATCACAAATGGCTTTATATTTGGTGATTGAGTAAAAAAACCCTTATGTCTAGGCATTGTGCGACGAAAAAGTGATTCGCTACGATATTTTAGAGAGTTCAATGATTTTGGaaatttaatacataaatatggaAAACCATCAACAGTTTCAACATTCACAGCATTAACAGATCATGTCATATATTAATATGAGATTGTCGTTTCTGAAGTTtacatatctttgtttaaataccataatataAACGCGTCATTGACTTTTGTTAACTatgattacattaatttaattgtgattttgtttttcatgaagGTGTCTTAATCATTGTGTTTAGGTTATTTCTGATAATCATTCCTAAACGTTTAATTGCGTTACGTTGTCTTTCATTACGTCATGTGGAGGGGATTTTATCGATTGTGTATTAAAAACCAGATTCGGTTTATGTATGTGAGAAAAACGCGGTTAtgtgatttgaatattttttttgaaaaaaaaac
Proteins encoded in this window:
- the LOC128235083 gene encoding uncharacterized protein LOC128235083 yields the protein MTVLPVYSLGISMFFGLITRKDYLEGAVSCSLDATVHYSWDFAQQVHIPHHSQQVGPLYFKTARRCEVFGVCCEGSEKQVFYLGDEGVAPGKGANTVVSYLHHYLENYGLGEEHAQFHFDNCQGQNKNNAVLGYAVWRTLTGGHKTIQYSLMLAGHTKFSCDWHFGVWKNRWRHMDAETVEEVASTVAMSSRNGHNIPHIVDGNSKPVLFYDWSTFFKGMFKPLKNISKYHSFEVSSNEPGVVRVRKFVDAPEEKINILKTCQVDICVMPEQIFGEGINAERQWYLHDVIRDFCRSDHAKNTTCPLPLVAKEGYSKAKKQKLK